From one uncultured Methanoregula sp. genomic stretch:
- a CDS encoding RNB domain-containing ribonuclease: MKRQHTVDLKAIAWSAMEKYGFLPAFPQAVIREVDAIHETAPSDEGEALDLRSLLWSSIDNSDSEDLDQIEYCEQNPDGSVHVRVAIADVDAYVPKNSRADQYAANNGTSVYLDIGVFPLFPDRLSKGITSLLPGHDHRAIISEYTVMADGHFEPGNVYRALVRNKAKLVYEEVGDWLEGTGKIPAAIRDTAGMEDQIRLQDKTAQLLKEKRLADGALDLDTIEPKAVIENGSVREIIVIKKNPARSIIEEFMVAANGTLVRFLGNAGISMIQRIVRVPKYWDEIVLTALLYGEHLPKEPEVKALSDFLFKQKAADPERFPDLSLTIIKLLGPGEYMALDPGTPPTGHFSLAVTDYTHSTAPNRRYVDLINQRLVKGLLDHKASPYSSEDLARASAWLTDREKASKKAERFMRKAAAAVLLANRIGDTFDALVTGASEKGTYVRLLDPPAEGKVIRSEHGLRVGMKIRVRLLRTDPPKGFIDFERVSGKGVLPG, translated from the coding sequence ATGAAACGACAGCACACCGTGGATCTCAAAGCCATAGCCTGGTCGGCCATGGAGAAGTACGGATTTTTACCGGCCTTCCCCCAGGCAGTGATCCGGGAGGTCGATGCCATCCATGAGACTGCCCCTTCTGATGAGGGGGAGGCCCTGGACCTGCGTTCGCTCCTCTGGTCCTCGATAGACAACAGTGATTCGGAGGATCTTGACCAGATTGAATACTGCGAGCAGAACCCGGACGGATCGGTTCATGTCCGGGTAGCCATCGCAGATGTGGACGCCTATGTTCCGAAGAACTCAAGAGCCGACCAGTACGCTGCCAATAATGGTACTTCGGTTTACCTCGATATCGGGGTATTCCCGCTTTTCCCGGACCGGCTCTCAAAAGGGATCACCTCCCTCCTGCCGGGACACGATCACCGGGCGATTATTTCCGAGTATACCGTCATGGCAGATGGCCATTTCGAGCCCGGGAACGTGTACCGGGCGCTGGTACGCAACAAGGCAAAACTGGTGTACGAAGAGGTCGGCGACTGGCTGGAAGGGACCGGAAAGATCCCGGCCGCAATCCGTGATACCGCGGGAATGGAAGACCAGATCCGGCTCCAGGATAAGACCGCACAGCTGCTGAAGGAAAAGCGGCTGGCAGATGGGGCACTCGACCTCGATACCATCGAACCTAAAGCGGTGATCGAGAACGGCTCGGTCCGGGAGATCATCGTCATCAAAAAGAACCCGGCACGGAGCATCATCGAGGAGTTCATGGTCGCGGCAAACGGGACCCTGGTAAGGTTCCTCGGGAATGCCGGTATATCCATGATCCAGCGTATCGTCCGTGTGCCCAAATACTGGGACGAGATCGTGCTCACCGCCTTATTATACGGCGAACATTTACCGAAAGAGCCGGAAGTAAAAGCACTCTCCGACTTCCTGTTCAAACAAAAAGCAGCGGATCCTGAACGATTCCCGGATCTCTCCCTCACGATAATCAAGCTTCTCGGCCCGGGAGAGTACATGGCCCTCGATCCCGGCACTCCCCCGACCGGTCACTTTTCGCTTGCCGTTACAGACTATACCCATTCCACGGCCCCTAACCGGCGCTATGTGGATCTTATCAACCAGCGCCTCGTCAAAGGGTTGCTTGACCATAAAGCAAGCCCGTATTCCTCTGAAGACCTTGCCCGTGCATCAGCCTGGCTGACCGACCGCGAGAAAGCTTCAAAGAAGGCCGAGCGGTTTATGCGAAAAGCCGCGGCGGCCGTTCTCCTCGCGAACCGGATCGGGGATACATTTGATGCCCTCGTGACCGGTGCATCGGAGAAAGGAACGTACGTACGTCTTCTCGATCCACCGGCCGAAGGAAAAGTTATCCGGAGCGAACACGGGCTCCGGGTGGGCATGAAGATCCGCGTCCGGCTGCTCAGGACCGATCCCCCGAAGGGATTCATCGATTTCGAGCGGGTTTCCGGTAAAGGGGTACTGCCCGGATAA
- a CDS encoding energy-coupling factor ABC transporter permease has product MAHIHLEDGSFSLLWVIIWWALAIFLLGISLYVFRKAKRPDPRRITIAAFCTAAAFAIFQVDIPIAGGVHINLTPLIGILTGPVIGSLIVFITNILAAAIGHGGWGMIGANTLVNFSEVIVAWATFRLLKRWIPGLFPRAFIATILGLFVGNCMMIGIILVSGIQGVSQSSSQILGGLSLIFAINMAVAVIEAFVTGLVVNYMGRVRPDLLGEERK; this is encoded by the coding sequence ATGGCGCATATACATCTCGAAGATGGTTCGTTCTCACTCCTGTGGGTTATCATATGGTGGGCTCTTGCTATCTTCCTGTTAGGAATCTCCCTGTACGTTTTCCGTAAGGCAAAGAGACCGGATCCCCGGCGTATCACGATCGCAGCGTTCTGCACCGCTGCAGCGTTTGCAATTTTCCAGGTCGATATTCCTATCGCCGGGGGAGTGCACATCAACTTAACCCCGCTCATTGGTATCCTGACCGGCCCTGTTATCGGCTCCTTAATTGTTTTTATTACCAACATCCTCGCTGCTGCAATCGGCCACGGGGGATGGGGAATGATCGGGGCAAACACACTCGTCAACTTTTCTGAAGTGATCGTTGCATGGGCGACATTCCGGCTCCTGAAACGCTGGATCCCCGGCCTCTTTCCCCGGGCCTTCATTGCAACTATTCTCGGGCTCTTTGTCGGTAATTGCATGATGATCGGCATCATTCTTGTCTCCGGCATCCAGGGAGTCAGCCAGAGCAGTTCCCAGATCCTTGGCGGGCTCTCCCTCATCTTTGCAATCAACATGGCTGTTGCGGTAATCGAGGCATTCGTTACCGGCCTGGTTGTCAACTACATGGGCCGGGTCCGGCCCGACCTGCTGGGAGAGGAGAGGAAATGA
- a CDS encoding PAS domain S-box protein produces the protein MYSVLYVDDETDLLEVGKLYLEDDPDLHVDTASSAPKALEKIRVTHYDVIVSDYLMPRMNGIDFLKEVRSRFGDIPFILFTGRGREEVVIGAINNGADFYLQKGGDPDAQFAELSHKIKRSAEQKKDKDAMNESKQRLSNIINFLPDATFAIDNNGIVIAWNKAIEEMTGIASSEILGKGDHEYAIPFYGICRPLLIDLILRPQEEIEKNYQIISREKGVLIAETSLPSPGGKPAFLLGKASLLYNREGMVTGAIESIRDITETKQREKALRESEELHRSLFLASPDGIAVADTSGIMTHVSPRALELFGVESAAEVIGTNVLDWISDEERQQAGRDLAALIARGGISLGKEYHTLKKDGSIFPVAISTAPMKDRDGRVIGIVTIVRDITRRKTSEKALLESEEKFRTLIEQSLDGIIIADVSGLLLFANPRVGEIIESGQYRSLVGQANVFDLLTPEFREKARNDFLQIQTGSDTFFGNYRITTFSHKEIWIECTGRKISFEEKSAVLLSLRDITSRKLIEAALRKANEKLNILSSITRHDIVNELLAQDAYSTFLAKKIGDNPEALHLLGKIRNASRKIGDQIRFTKDYQDMGANDPVWQNIATIAKIAACDNLPDGITLAVDTGDYEVFADPMLMLAFYNLFENTMRHGENASRITLSFTVSGTRGTLVIEDNGVGVPDDIRDSIFEKGVGKNTGFGLFLTGEILAITGLEIHETGSFGKGARFEISIPPGMWRRGR, from the coding sequence ATGTATTCCGTTCTCTATGTTGATGACGAGACAGATCTCCTCGAAGTCGGAAAGCTCTATCTTGAGGATGATCCGGACCTGCACGTTGATACGGCCAGTTCTGCACCCAAGGCGCTTGAGAAGATACGTGTCACGCACTATGATGTGATCGTATCGGATTACCTCATGCCCCGGATGAACGGGATCGATTTTTTAAAGGAGGTTCGCTCCCGGTTCGGGGATATCCCGTTCATCCTCTTCACCGGTAGGGGTCGGGAGGAGGTAGTAATCGGGGCTATCAACAACGGTGCCGATTTCTATCTCCAGAAAGGGGGTGACCCCGATGCCCAGTTTGCAGAACTTTCCCACAAGATCAAGAGATCGGCCGAACAGAAAAAGGACAAGGACGCAATGAATGAGTCCAAACAGCGCCTATCAAACATCATCAACTTCCTGCCGGATGCAACGTTTGCCATTGACAACAACGGTATTGTTATCGCGTGGAACAAGGCAATCGAAGAGATGACCGGTATTGCATCTTCTGAAATACTGGGAAAAGGAGATCATGAATACGCTATCCCGTTCTATGGAATCTGCCGGCCGCTTCTTATCGACCTGATATTGCGGCCGCAGGAAGAGATCGAAAAAAATTACCAGATTATCAGCAGGGAGAAGGGAGTCCTGATAGCTGAGACGTCGCTGCCCAGCCCGGGCGGAAAGCCGGCCTTCCTGCTCGGGAAGGCATCGCTACTCTATAACCGGGAGGGAATGGTCACCGGTGCAATTGAGTCTATACGGGACATCACCGAAACGAAACAACGGGAGAAAGCATTGCGGGAGAGTGAAGAACTTCACCGGAGCCTCTTCCTCGCGTCTCCCGATGGTATAGCCGTTGCCGATACTTCCGGCATTATGACCCATGTCTCCCCCAGGGCACTCGAGCTTTTCGGCGTGGAATCCGCAGCTGAAGTGATTGGAACAAATGTCCTGGACTGGATAAGTGATGAGGAGCGGCAACAGGCTGGCAGGGACCTGGCGGCCCTGATTGCCCGGGGGGGGATATCGCTTGGCAAGGAGTACCATACCCTGAAAAAGGATGGATCCATTTTCCCTGTTGCCATAAGCACAGCCCCCATGAAAGACCGCGACGGCAGGGTCATTGGTATCGTAACTATCGTCCGTGACATCACAAGGCGAAAAACCTCGGAAAAAGCCCTTCTTGAGAGCGAAGAGAAGTTCCGCACCCTCATCGAACAGTCCCTGGATGGCATTATCATCGCTGATGTATCCGGCCTCCTCCTTTTCGCAAACCCCCGGGTCGGGGAAATCATCGAATCCGGCCAGTACCGTTCTCTTGTGGGACAGGCCAACGTGTTTGATTTACTGACGCCGGAATTCCGTGAGAAAGCGCGTAACGATTTTTTACAGATACAGACCGGGTCGGACACGTTTTTCGGGAACTACCGGATCACTACCTTTTCGCACAAAGAGATCTGGATCGAATGCACAGGAAGGAAGATCTCGTTTGAAGAGAAAAGCGCGGTGCTCCTCTCGCTGCGGGATATCACTTCCCGGAAACTTATAGAGGCGGCTCTCCGGAAAGCCAATGAAAAACTCAATATCCTCTCAAGTATCACCAGGCACGACATCGTGAACGAGCTCCTTGCTCAGGATGCCTACTCCACATTCCTTGCAAAAAAGATCGGGGACAATCCCGAAGCGCTCCACCTGCTTGGGAAGATCCGGAACGCGAGCCGGAAGATTGGGGACCAGATCCGGTTCACCAAGGATTACCAGGATATGGGGGCGAACGATCCGGTGTGGCAGAACATTGCTACCATTGCAAAGATCGCTGCCTGTGATAATCTTCCCGACGGAATCACTCTCGCTGTCGACACCGGCGATTATGAGGTTTTTGCCGATCCCATGCTGATGCTGGCATTCTATAACCTCTTCGAGAATACCATGCGTCACGGGGAAAATGCGAGCAGGATAACCCTGTCATTCACCGTGAGCGGTACACGCGGAACCCTTGTCATAGAGGATAACGGTGTCGGTGTTCCTGATGACATACGGGACAGTATTTTTGAGAAGGGTGTCGGGAAAAATACCGGTTTTGGTCTTTTCCTGACAGGAGAGATCCTAGCGATCACCGGTCTTGAAATACATGAGACGGGATCTTTTGGCAAAGGAGCCCGGTTCGAGATCAGCATACCTCCGGGTATGTGGCGCAGGGGAAGGTGA
- a CDS encoding chemotaxis protein CheC: MEFTAIQMDAMQELSNIGAAHSATTLSQMLDTQIGMSVPEINVVDISKVGEFLTDELTTLVIFELQGDIPHGGFLILHFPRDSALRTANIIQGSEQTEHPFNEMDQSAILEVGNIMVSSFLSATSDLLGFIMLPSPPVLVFDMAHAAITSLIAQMTVEVDDVILFRVKLTSEEYNIAGNILIFLEVSTLEKVAARLEELTRQPMPSGG; this comes from the coding sequence ATGGAATTTACCGCAATTCAGATGGATGCTATGCAGGAGCTCTCGAATATCGGGGCCGCCCATTCGGCAACGACCCTCTCGCAGATGCTCGATACCCAGATCGGCATGAGCGTACCGGAGATCAATGTCGTGGACATATCAAAGGTGGGAGAGTTTCTCACCGATGAACTGACCACGCTCGTCATTTTCGAGCTCCAGGGGGATATCCCTCACGGCGGCTTTTTGATCCTGCATTTTCCCCGCGATTCGGCCCTGAGGACCGCAAACATCATCCAGGGTTCCGAACAGACAGAACACCCGTTCAATGAGATGGACCAGAGTGCCATCCTTGAAGTCGGGAACATCATGGTCTCATCGTTTCTGAGTGCTACATCTGACCTGCTCGGGTTCATCATGCTCCCCTCTCCCCCGGTCCTGGTCTTCGATATGGCCCACGCGGCCATCACTTCGCTCATCGCCCAGATGACCGTAGAAGTGGATGATGTGATCCTCTTCCGGGTCAAGCTCACGTCTGAGGAATACAATATTGCAGGCAACATCCTCATCTTCCTTGAGGTATCAACTCTCGAAAAAGTTGCAGCACGGCTTGAAGAACTCACCAGACAACCGATGCCTTCAGGGGGATGA
- a CDS encoding YkgJ family cysteine cluster protein, whose translation MKPDYQECRRCGSCCRAHAGNISATLTDIRRWMREGRKDILIFFFIRKEDGSLIRGDVEGYQTMEGVTGIEMRNPVNLERFCVCPFLRQETEDRSACSIHETKPRVCFYYTPWKWAADSEITSCPTREKPV comes from the coding sequence ATGAAGCCTGATTACCAGGAATGCCGCCGGTGTGGATCCTGCTGCAGGGCGCATGCCGGAAATATATCCGCGACATTAACCGATATCAGACGCTGGATGCGCGAAGGCCGGAAAGATATCCTCATATTTTTTTTTATCCGGAAAGAGGATGGTTCTCTCATCAGAGGGGATGTTGAGGGGTACCAGACCATGGAAGGTGTAACCGGAATTGAGATGCGGAACCCCGTTAATCTTGAACGTTTTTGTGTATGCCCGTTTCTCCGGCAGGAGACAGAGGATCGTTCAGCGTGTTCCATTCATGAGACAAAACCCCGGGTCTGTTTCTATTATACTCCCTGGAAATGGGCAGCTGATTCTGAAATTACGAGCTGCCCCACAAGGGAAAAGCCGGTCTGA